Part of the candidate division KSB1 bacterium genome, TGGAGATTTTGCGGAGCAAGAGCGTTTGAGTTCAGATCAACAAATTTTCAACACCATCACCGTTATCACCGGCAGCGGCGAGGCATGTAATCCTCAAGATACGACGCGCATTAAAAAAAGACTCCAGGCTTTGAACATCGACCTGGAATTTCAAATTATTCCACTGGGTTTGGAAGAAAATGAACTTGAGGAAATTACCAATCTCGCCAAATCGTTAGGGGGAACTTATAAAATATTTCCGGCCGCCAACCAGGAACAACTCGAACGCTGGATTCAAGATCCCAAGATTGCAGATACATTTACCCAGGGTGAAAGATACTGGCGCGCCTTAGATGATAAAAAAGCCATACCTTTGCTTGAGCAAGCTGCAAAAAAGGGCGTTTCTGAGGCAATGTTAATTTTGGGCGATATTCACGCAGATATCACCAAAGAAACACACACAGATACAGATGACAAGAAAGCAATTGATTGGTATAAAAAAAGCGCCAAGGCTGGTAAGGTTGCGGCGATGACGCGCATAGGAATTATGTATCGAGATGGACGGGGAGTCGGTGATGATAACTCTAAAAATTACGACCAAGCAAGAAACTGGTTTACACGTGCGGCTGACCTGGGGGATGCGGAGGCCAAAGATAATCTTGAAAAGTTGCTGAGTGCGAAGTAAATTTATAATTGTTAGTTTTTTTAAACAGGCAAAGATTAAATTGATAGCAGGATAGGAGCTACTTAATGTACAGAAACTCACTTCGGTTTTTTTTCTCAATTCTTCAGATTTTATTAATTCTCAGTCCTCTTTCCGCAAGCAAAAAAAAAACAGCCTTTGATTTTAAACCGGCGCAGGCACCCATGCTTTCAATCACAAAAGAGGAATCGCAATACCATGTCAACATCCTGGCTTCCGATGAGTTTGCCGGGCGCGGGACCGGAACGCCCGGTCAATGGCTGGCCGCGAAATACATCGCCAGTGAATTTTTAAAGTATGGTCTTGTCCCGGTTGGCCATGAAGGCAAATACTACCAAAAATTTCAAGTCATTAAACCGCATTTAAAAAGTGCTTCATTCTCAATAAAGAAAAACACATCTATAATTGAGTTTTCAGTAAAATCGGATTTTATCCCGTTCAACTTTACCGGAGAAGACAGAATAAATGCTGCGGTCGTTTTTGCCGGCTATGGCATAACAGCGCCGGAGTACGGCTACGACGACTACAAAAACATCGATGTCAAAGGAAAAATCGTTTTAGTGTTAAGACATGAACCCTTGGAAAATGATCCTAAAAGTATTTTCGACGGCACAAAATTAACCCGGCATGCGCACTTCAAGGAAAAAGCTGAAAATGCTAAAAAACATGGTGCGTTAGGAATCCTGCTTGTAACGGACCCAAATGGAGATCACGACAGCATGTCGCCTCAAGATTTTTGGAATGCGCTTTGTCCCGGGAAAAGCGAAAAAACCCGTTGGCAGCTCGAAGAGCCTAAAACAATGTTAAACTTTCCCGCTGTTTGGATAAGCGGCGAGGCTGCAGAAAGCATTTTAGCAGAAACCAATTATTCTTTGGCGGATTTGCAAACCTCAATTGACAAGTCGCTCAAACCAAAAAGCTTTTCAATGCCTCAGCTCAAAATAAATATTGAAGTCAGGTTAAAAAAACAAGTGCAAAAAACACAAAACGTAGTCGGGCTTTTACGGGGCGCGGATCCTAAGCTACGAGATGAAGTAATCGTCATTGGTGCGCACTACGATCACGTTGGTATAAAAAACGGTCGGATTTTCAACGGCGCCGATGACAACGCTTCCGGCACAGCTGGTCTGCTGGAAATTGCAGAAGCTTTCAGCGAAATGCCAATCAAACCGCGGAGGAGTATTCTTTTTGTCGCCTTTTCAGCGGAAGAATTGGGCCTTCTGGGATCAAAATTCTACGTGGAAAATCCGGTTAAACCCCTTGACCAAACTGTGGTAATGATTAACCTGGATATGATTAGCCGCAATCGTGCCAACGAGGTTTCGGTGATTGGCAGCAATCGCAGCCGCGAACTTCATGAAATAAATATTGCCGCAAACGATGAAATCGGTTTGGATCTTATTTATAATGGGGAAAGATACTTCAGTCGAAGTGACCAGGCAAACTTTGCTAAACATAAAATCCCGGTCATTTTTTATAACACAGAGGCGCATCCGGATTACCATCGTCCAACCGACACTGCAGAAAAAATTGATGCGGAAAAATTGGCCAGAGTTGCAAGGCTGGCATTTCTCGTGGCCTGGGAAATT contains:
- a CDS encoding SEL1-like repeat protein, producing the protein EYRLLVLDSSSGMTAEFDSGKSKWESAKQAVGEAFYGHDKRIQKLALRQFGGSCSSPVGELKLKFGQKKKVSSLMDDTQMLGGEATLIQALWNAIGDFAEQERLSSDQQIFNTITVITGSGEACNPQDTTRIKKRLQALNIDLEFQIIPLGLEENELEEITNLAKSLGGTYKIFPAANQEQLERWIQDPKIADTFTQGERYWRALDDKKAIPLLEQAAKKGVSEAMLILGDIHADITKETHTDTDDKKAIDWYKKSAKAGKVAAMTRIGIMYRDGRGVGDDNSKNYDQARNWFTRAADLGDAEAKDNLEKLLSAK
- a CDS encoding M20/M25/M40 family metallo-hydrolase, encoding MLSITKEESQYHVNILASDEFAGRGTGTPGQWLAAKYIASEFLKYGLVPVGHEGKYYQKFQVIKPHLKSASFSIKKNTSIIEFSVKSDFIPFNFTGEDRINAAVVFAGYGITAPEYGYDDYKNIDVKGKIVLVLRHEPLENDPKSIFDGTKLTRHAHFKEKAENAKKHGALGILLVTDPNGDHDSMSPQDFWNALCPGKSEKTRWQLEEPKTMLNFPAVWISGEAAESILAETNYSLADLQTSIDKSLKPKSFSMPQLKINIEVRLKKQVQKTQNVVGLLRGADPKLRDEVIVIGAHYDHVGIKNGRIFNGADDNASGTAGLLEIAEAFSEMPIKPRRSILFVAFSAEELGLLGSKFYVENPVKPLDQTVVMINLDMISRNRANEVSVIGSNRSRELHEINIAANDEIGLDLIYNGERYFSRSDQANFAKHKIPVIFYNTEAHPDYHRPTDTAEKIDAEKLARVARLAFLVAWEISNSNTRPTYGRFRASLD